From Pseudothermotoga thermarum DSM 5069, a single genomic window includes:
- the malE gene encoding maltose/maltodextrin ABC transporter substrate-binding protein MalE, which translates to MRKFAVILLVALVTLIFAQQKLVIWCSEKQVDILQALGQEFKARYGVEVEVQYVPFGDIKPKFLTAAPQGQGADIIVGAHDWVSELVANGLLEPISSFAEINQFFETGLEAFSYGGKLYGLPYALEAIALIYNKDYVPQPPKTIDELIAIAKQIDKEFGGEVRGFIIPATTFYFVVPFIFGYGGYVFKSTPAGLDVKDIGLANEGAIKGLELLKRFVDEGIITPGDNYEIMDSMFREGRAAMIINGPWAIKAYADAGIDYGVALIPDLAPGLVARPFVGVQGFMVNTKSPNLALAKEFLINYIAKKDTMYRIYLADPRLPARKDVLELVKDNPDVVAFTHSAANGIPMPNVPQMGFVWGAMDDALNLVVNGRATPAEAAKTAVERIKAQTQ; encoded by the coding sequence GTGAGGAAATTTGCGGTAATACTTCTTGTGGCTCTTGTAACCTTGATTTTTGCTCAGCAAAAACTCGTCATATGGTGTTCGGAAAAGCAGGTCGACATCCTACAAGCTCTTGGTCAGGAGTTCAAAGCAAGGTACGGGGTTGAAGTGGAGGTTCAGTATGTTCCATTTGGAGACATCAAACCTAAATTCTTGACAGCAGCTCCTCAAGGTCAAGGTGCGGATATCATCGTCGGTGCACACGACTGGGTAAGTGAACTGGTTGCCAACGGTTTGCTTGAACCAATCTCAAGCTTTGCAGAAATCAACCAATTCTTTGAAACGGGTTTGGAAGCGTTCTCCTACGGTGGAAAACTCTATGGTCTTCCGTACGCTCTTGAGGCAATAGCGTTGATCTACAACAAAGACTACGTGCCGCAACCTCCAAAAACGATAGATGAATTGATCGCGATTGCAAAGCAGATTGACAAAGAATTTGGTGGAGAAGTTAGAGGATTCATTATCCCAGCGACTACTTTCTACTTCGTAGTTCCATTCATTTTTGGATATGGAGGATACGTCTTCAAGAGCACACCAGCTGGTCTTGATGTAAAAGACATCGGTCTTGCAAACGAAGGAGCAATAAAGGGTTTGGAATTGCTCAAAAGGTTCGTCGATGAAGGCATCATCACACCAGGCGATAACTATGAAATAATGGACTCGATGTTCAGAGAAGGCAGAGCCGCTATGATAATCAACGGCCCGTGGGCGATAAAAGCTTATGCCGATGCAGGTATCGATTACGGTGTCGCACTTATTCCAGATCTTGCACCAGGGCTTGTCGCCAGACCATTCGTTGGTGTTCAGGGCTTCATGGTCAACACGAAATCTCCAAACTTGGCTCTTGCAAAAGAATTCTTGATAAACTACATTGCCAAAAAGGATACCATGTACCGCATTTACCTTGCAGATCCAAGACTTCCAGCAAGGAAAGATGTTCTTGAGCTTGTGAAAGACAATCCAGATGTTGTTGCGTTTACACACAGCGCGGCAAATGGTATTCCAATGCCAAATGTTCCACAGATGGGATTTGTCTGGGGAGCTATGGACGACGCTTTGAATTTGGTTGTCAACGGTCGAGCAACGCCTGCTGAAGCTGCAAAAACAGCTGTAGAAAGAATCAAAGCTCAAACACAGTGA
- a CDS encoding replication-associated recombination protein A: MDQRPSDAPLAERVRPKDLDDLVGQSHVMGKDGILRKALEKGTIFSCILYGPPGCGKSSIGELIRKYVNAEFYMLSGAFHGANEIKQILTRAQEMKKYGKQTVLFIDEIHRLNKSQQDVLLSKVEDGTIILVGATTENPSFEIIPPLLSRCRVIFLKPLSNDELVQIMKRALLVDEKISSYNITVIDNALKAIAQMSQGDARFALNTLEMAVENARIFNLSVVDVENLQKLIGSKAASYSKEDHYDFASAFIKSLRGSDPDAALYYMIRMIESGEDPRFIARRMVILASEDIGLADPMALLVAIAAAQAVEYVGLPECVLNLAQAAIYLAAAPKSNSVYLAVERAKRIVKQTANVQVPLFLRNPVTKLMKEAGYGEGYIYPHEAGGFVKRNYLPDELKKVKIYIPKEIGKEVKIKKRLMELWGEEKYKGEDQSEDSR; this comes from the coding sequence GTGGATCAAAGGCCAAGTGATGCTCCCCTTGCAGAGCGCGTTAGGCCAAAGGACCTAGACGATTTGGTGGGACAAAGCCATGTGATGGGAAAAGATGGAATACTTCGCAAGGCCCTTGAAAAGGGAACAATATTCTCTTGCATACTTTACGGTCCTCCTGGTTGTGGTAAAAGCTCCATAGGTGAGTTGATAAGAAAATATGTCAATGCGGAGTTCTACATGCTCAGCGGAGCATTTCATGGTGCGAACGAAATAAAGCAGATTTTGACCAGGGCTCAAGAGATGAAAAAATACGGCAAGCAAACAGTACTTTTCATCGACGAAATACACAGACTCAACAAATCCCAACAGGATGTTCTTTTATCCAAAGTTGAAGATGGCACAATAATTCTTGTGGGAGCCACCACGGAAAATCCGTCCTTCGAAATAATACCCCCGCTTTTATCAAGATGTAGGGTCATCTTTCTTAAACCACTTTCGAACGATGAACTTGTTCAGATAATGAAAAGGGCTTTGCTTGTAGATGAAAAAATTTCAAGCTACAACATAACCGTTATTGACAACGCTTTGAAGGCAATTGCCCAGATGTCCCAAGGAGATGCACGTTTTGCTTTAAACACCCTTGAGATGGCTGTGGAAAACGCCAGGATTTTCAATTTATCCGTTGTAGATGTTGAAAACCTTCAAAAATTGATTGGTTCAAAAGCTGCGAGTTATTCAAAGGAAGATCACTACGATTTTGCATCTGCTTTTATAAAAAGCTTGCGCGGCAGCGATCCAGATGCCGCGCTTTATTACATGATCAGAATGATTGAATCTGGTGAAGATCCGAGGTTCATAGCAAGAAGAATGGTAATCCTTGCAAGTGAGGATATAGGTTTGGCTGATCCAATGGCACTATTGGTCGCCATAGCTGCCGCACAAGCTGTCGAATACGTGGGGCTTCCAGAATGCGTACTTAACCTTGCGCAAGCTGCAATTTACCTTGCCGCCGCTCCAAAGAGTAATTCTGTTTACCTTGCTGTAGAACGTGCAAAAAGGATCGTCAAACAAACAGCAAATGTGCAAGTTCCGCTGTTTTTGAGAAATCCTGTGACAAAGTTGATGAAAGAAGCTGGTTATGGTGAGGGTTACATTTATCCCCACGAGGCGGGTGGATTCGTAAAAAGAAACTATCTTCCGGATGAATTAAAAAAGGTGAAGATATACATTCCTAAGGAAATTGGAAAAGAAGTCAAAATAAAAAAGCGTTTGATGGAACTCTGGGGAGAAGAGAAGTACAAAGGGGAGGATCAAAGTGAAGATAGTCGATAA
- a CDS encoding sugar ABC transporter permease: MVQKRITFLTHAILIFLIAIILFPVVWVVSTSIRRDEAAFSTKLFTSRVTLQNYVDLLMPEKNIPVLIQELQNIVSKVKPYDKISQQRARELVEKYIQKLELYLDETDKRFELARQSYSNITTKMQQNAEKIKENIVKDLEELKAVVQNNLPKLPIDDLYAVALYEKLQNEKFGSLVFAALKKDLEAYVGRQINDADTFKDALAKLNEVYEKIIGSHLEKLRYHERRISELNFAATQIRNKIVSVQNEVITANLFINEVVLPQLTSLSQSFDSLLRLKTMVDSTKILSPFSIDDSKMLLETQQLLSQVSFLLDLVQTYSDYKQLEIALASLEKSLTELLKRDESIVRKSQYLQVVNIFEDLKPRLERVLSQLEEVFLQTGEKIVILKSINDQLVDLQREIENEMANKNSVEILLKNLDDSMKHCRTVAELKIFVNQLEDRINTIKNIRSLSSADLTRYSAVLTFLRNFANSYEAKDQISLQLSKVVKNLRWIEEYRDFIRRFENVSKNLNEVLSNSRTLIDDFKKTYDGLLAISFAGVFVRSDVLNRFFDLVKTDFVSKVKADMAVVTRRSGNLMDLDPTNSLKADYKNIDKQLYRIDNIWKQKPKHYFLNWVLNSVIVATVVGLITTAVCAVAAYPFSRMRFFGRRYGLLAFLLIQMFPAVIFMIAIYNLLNFLGKYVPFLGIDTLGGLIFSYLTGIAYNMYLMKGFYDTIPPSLEEAAIVDGATRFQSFYKIILPLSRPILVVVFLLVFIGTFNEFVVARIVLQNVRNYTYALGLQTFAVGPYETEWGLFTAAALLGMTPMVILFLSMQRFLVSGLTRGAVKE; this comes from the coding sequence ATGGTCCAAAAAAGGATAACCTTTCTCACCCATGCCATATTGATTTTTTTGATAGCGATAATACTCTTCCCCGTCGTTTGGGTCGTTTCTACTTCGATAAGAAGAGACGAAGCGGCATTTTCGACAAAACTTTTCACCTCTCGGGTGACACTGCAAAATTACGTGGATCTCTTGATGCCAGAAAAGAACATACCTGTACTCATTCAAGAATTGCAGAACATCGTTTCAAAAGTCAAACCATACGACAAAATCTCCCAACAACGCGCAAGGGAATTGGTAGAAAAGTACATCCAAAAGCTGGAACTTTATCTTGACGAAACTGACAAACGTTTTGAGCTTGCAAGACAATCTTATTCGAACATAACGACAAAAATGCAGCAAAACGCTGAAAAAATCAAAGAAAATATAGTTAAAGATCTTGAAGAACTCAAAGCAGTGGTTCAAAACAATTTGCCAAAGCTTCCAATCGATGATTTGTACGCGGTGGCGCTTTACGAAAAACTTCAGAATGAAAAGTTCGGTTCTTTAGTTTTTGCCGCTTTAAAAAAGGATCTTGAGGCTTACGTAGGTCGTCAAATAAACGATGCAGATACTTTCAAAGACGCTTTGGCGAAGTTGAACGAAGTGTACGAAAAGATCATCGGTTCTCATCTTGAAAAACTTAGATACCACGAAAGAAGAATTTCTGAGCTGAATTTTGCCGCAACGCAAATTAGAAATAAGATAGTGAGTGTGCAAAACGAGGTTATCACGGCAAATCTGTTCATAAACGAAGTTGTTCTTCCTCAGCTAACATCTCTTTCCCAGTCTTTCGATAGCTTGCTTAGATTGAAAACGATGGTTGATTCTACAAAGATCTTATCTCCTTTTTCGATTGACGATTCAAAAATGCTTTTGGAAACTCAACAACTTCTTTCACAGGTTTCATTTCTTCTAGACTTGGTTCAAACTTACAGCGATTACAAGCAGTTGGAAATAGCTTTGGCAAGCTTGGAAAAATCTTTGACTGAGCTTTTAAAGCGCGACGAATCCATTGTGAGAAAATCTCAATACCTTCAAGTTGTGAACATATTTGAAGATTTAAAGCCAAGGCTTGAAAGAGTGCTTTCACAGCTAGAAGAAGTTTTCCTGCAGACTGGAGAGAAAATCGTCATTTTGAAGAGTATAAACGACCAACTTGTTGATCTTCAACGTGAGATTGAAAATGAAATGGCAAACAAGAATAGCGTAGAAATTTTGCTGAAAAATTTAGACGATTCTATGAAACACTGTAGAACGGTTGCCGAACTTAAAATTTTCGTGAACCAGCTTGAAGACAGGATCAACACGATCAAGAACATAAGATCGTTATCTTCAGCCGATTTGACAAGGTATTCTGCTGTCTTAACATTTCTCAGAAACTTTGCAAACTCATACGAGGCAAAGGATCAAATTTCGTTACAACTATCGAAGGTTGTAAAGAATTTGAGATGGATAGAGGAGTATAGAGATTTTATCAGAAGATTTGAAAATGTCTCTAAGAATTTGAATGAAGTTCTTTCAAATTCACGTACCTTGATCGATGATTTTAAGAAAACCTACGATGGTTTGTTGGCGATTTCTTTCGCCGGTGTTTTTGTCAGATCAGATGTTTTAAACAGGTTTTTTGACCTTGTTAAAACTGATTTTGTCAGCAAAGTGAAGGCAGATATGGCAGTTGTCACCAGAAGATCCGGCAATTTGATGGATTTGGATCCAACGAATTCGCTAAAAGCTGATTATAAAAATATCGACAAGCAACTTTACAGGATCGACAACATATGGAAGCAAAAGCCAAAGCATTACTTCTTGAATTGGGTTTTGAATTCTGTTATCGTTGCCACCGTTGTCGGTTTGATAACAACCGCTGTTTGTGCTGTGGCAGCTTATCCGTTCAGCAGAATGAGATTTTTTGGAAGAAGGTATGGTTTGCTCGCATTCCTTTTGATTCAAATGTTCCCAGCCGTAATTTTCATGATAGCGATATACAACCTGCTCAACTTTCTTGGAAAATACGTTCCTTTCTTGGGGATCGACACGCTTGGCGGTCTGATCTTTTCTTACTTAACTGGCATCGCTTACAACATGTACTTGATGAAGGGTTTTTACGACACAATACCACCTTCTCTTGAAGAAGCTGCAATTGTCGATGGAGCCACAAGATTTCAAAGCTTTTACAAGATAATTCTCCCGCTTTCAAGGCCTATTTTGGTCGTGGTATTTTTGCTTGTTTTCATAGGAACATTCAACGAGTTCGTCGTCGCAAGAATAGTTTTGCAAAACGTTAGGAACTACACCTATGCCTTGGGATTGCAAACCTTCGCAGTAGGTCCATATGAAACCGAATGGGGTTTGTTCACAGCCGCCGCTTTGCTTGGTATGACACCAATGGTGATCTTGTTCTTATCGATGCAAAGATTTTTGGTGAGCGGTTTGACCAGGGGAGCAGTTAAAGAGTAG
- a CDS encoding acetamidase/formamidase family protein, producing MKIVDKKNLIHAFSPSMKAVLSAKPQEVVVFETLDALGGQIQKESDVVQLDFSKVNPATGPVYVEGAKPGMTLVVKILDIEIDNQGVIVAEEGFGVLQDVAKGFVAKILKIENDFVDFAGKKLLINPMVGVIGVAPENEEFPTGTAHKHGGNMDTKEISKGNILYLPIFQEGALLALGDVHALMADGEVCVSACEVNAKVTVKIDVTAEKIEWPIVETKDSFCIIVSLPTLDEAVKEATHQAVRFLSQKLNMSTLEAYMLASLAVDIRISQLVDPNKTAKAVIPKTLLA from the coding sequence GTGAAGATAGTCGATAAGAAAAATTTGATACACGCTTTTTCACCGAGCATGAAAGCCGTTTTATCTGCGAAACCTCAGGAAGTGGTGGTTTTTGAAACTTTGGATGCCCTCGGAGGACAGATTCAAAAAGAAAGTGATGTCGTGCAGCTTGATTTTTCAAAGGTCAACCCGGCCACCGGGCCTGTGTACGTTGAAGGGGCAAAACCTGGCATGACTTTGGTTGTGAAGATCTTGGACATAGAAATCGACAACCAAGGTGTCATAGTAGCCGAAGAGGGATTCGGAGTTTTGCAAGATGTCGCAAAAGGCTTTGTCGCAAAGATTTTGAAAATAGAAAATGACTTTGTAGACTTTGCGGGTAAAAAACTTTTGATCAACCCCATGGTTGGCGTCATTGGTGTTGCACCGGAAAACGAAGAATTTCCAACCGGCACCGCACACAAACATGGTGGAAACATGGATACAAAAGAAATATCAAAAGGAAACATTCTTTATCTTCCAATTTTTCAAGAGGGAGCACTCCTTGCGCTTGGAGACGTTCACGCTTTGATGGCAGATGGAGAAGTGTGCGTTTCGGCATGTGAAGTTAACGCAAAGGTCACGGTGAAAATCGATGTAACCGCTGAAAAGATCGAATGGCCAATCGTTGAAACAAAAGATTCTTTCTGCATCATAGTTTCCCTTCCAACGCTGGATGAGGCTGTCAAAGAAGCAACGCACCAGGCTGTAAGATTTCTTAGTCAAAAGCTCAACATGTCCACACTCGAAGCCTATATGCTGGCGAGTTTGGCTGTGGATATAAGGATAAGTCAACTTGTAGATCCAAACAAAACAGCAAAAGCGGTTATACCAAAAACACTTTTAGCTTAA
- a CDS encoding SDR family oxidoreductase, with the protein MANVLVTGGAGFIGSHLVDVLLQQGHKVVVVDNLSAGKIDNLNRAALFYQQSIQDSEMMERVFQLHKFDYVFHLAAQASVSVSVKEPSTDAQTNILGTIVLLEKSAKYGVKKFIFSSTGGAIYGEDVPIPTPETVEPRPISPYGIAKRSAEMYLEFFKREYNLDYVSLRYGNVYGPRQDPNGEAGVVAIFTARMLKNEDVIIFGDGEYVRDYVYVKDVVQANLLAMKDGVSGVYNIGTGIGTTVNQLFKMLARLTGYQKQPVYAPPRKGDLRKSILDPTKAKNELGWSPQTNLEEGLALTIEYFKSL; encoded by the coding sequence ATGGCAAACGTTTTGGTTACAGGTGGAGCTGGCTTTATAGGTTCACACCTTGTTGATGTCTTGCTTCAACAAGGTCATAAAGTTGTCGTGGTTGATAACCTATCTGCTGGAAAGATAGATAACCTCAATAGAGCCGCACTTTTTTATCAACAAAGTATTCAAGACTCTGAGATGATGGAAAGGGTTTTCCAACTTCACAAGTTTGACTATGTTTTCCACCTTGCCGCACAGGCAAGCGTTAGCGTTTCTGTTAAAGAACCATCCACCGATGCACAGACTAACATTTTGGGAACGATTGTTTTACTTGAAAAATCTGCCAAGTATGGCGTTAAAAAGTTCATCTTTTCATCAACTGGTGGAGCGATCTACGGTGAAGATGTTCCTATTCCAACCCCAGAAACAGTTGAACCTAGACCGATTTCTCCTTATGGAATAGCCAAAAGATCTGCCGAAATGTACTTGGAATTTTTCAAACGGGAGTACAACTTGGACTATGTTTCCTTAAGGTACGGTAACGTCTACGGTCCCAGGCAGGATCCAAACGGTGAAGCCGGTGTGGTGGCGATTTTTACAGCCAGGATGCTGAAGAATGAAGACGTTATCATCTTCGGTGATGGGGAATACGTTAGAGACTACGTTTACGTCAAGGATGTTGTTCAGGCAAACCTTTTGGCCATGAAGGATGGCGTCAGCGGTGTTTACAACATAGGCACTGGGATTGGTACGACCGTCAACCAGTTGTTCAAAATGCTGGCAAGACTTACTGGATATCAAAAACAACCTGTCTATGCTCCTCCGCGCAAAGGTGATTTGAGAAAAAGTATTCTTGATCCGACGAAGGCAAAAAACGAACTTGGTTGGAGCCCGCAGACAAACTTGGAAGAAGGCTTGGCTTTGACCATTGAATATTTCAAATCTTTATGA
- a CDS encoding sn-glycerol-1-phosphate dehydrogenase: protein MPKTIKCGCGKDHEVPDVKIVWKVNSAKNIVEFFKDSLLVADKSTAKLVKPSEDFFVFEQSRILASMENVEKLLKVAKDYPSLVSIGSGSITDVVRYAAYLLKKPFSAFPTAPSVDGYTSSVAPLLVNNIKKTLPAKTPTVILIDLEILKNAPIDLLKAGIGDIAAKVTARLDWMVANKLLDEGICDFTWENLKDYLVDVLKNPNRILDRDEISIKSLMEGLLVSGLNIATVGHSRPASGAEHVISHFIEMYHEFHGEYPPFHGITVAMGTFITLKAYEVLMNNVKLQQKRIPLDYKKEKLKTLFNTEIADEFCKIYETKRRAEKINLREIVKTIKPVYQEYSKSAFEALSQISVHEFFNRYDKDFLKQVIILTNMTRDRYNILDVLDQLDLLESFAEWVIEEQLNF from the coding sequence ATGCCAAAAACAATCAAATGCGGATGTGGCAAGGACCATGAGGTGCCTGATGTAAAGATTGTCTGGAAGGTCAACTCAGCCAAGAATATTGTTGAGTTTTTCAAAGACTCTCTTCTTGTTGCAGACAAAAGTACTGCAAAGTTAGTAAAACCGTCTGAGGATTTTTTTGTTTTCGAACAAAGCAGAATTTTGGCAAGCATGGAAAATGTGGAGAAACTTCTAAAAGTGGCAAAAGATTATCCTTCGTTGGTTTCAATCGGTTCTGGTTCGATCACCGATGTCGTTAGATACGCCGCATACCTTTTGAAAAAACCATTTTCAGCCTTTCCAACTGCACCATCGGTGGATGGTTACACATCTTCCGTTGCGCCCTTACTTGTTAACAACATAAAGAAGACTTTACCTGCCAAAACACCAACGGTTATTTTAATTGACCTAGAAATTTTGAAAAATGCGCCAATCGATCTTTTGAAAGCAGGTATAGGTGATATCGCGGCAAAAGTTACGGCACGACTCGATTGGATGGTGGCAAACAAGCTTTTAGATGAAGGCATTTGCGATTTTACCTGGGAAAATCTCAAGGATTATTTGGTGGATGTTCTGAAAAATCCAAACCGGATATTGGATAGAGATGAAATTTCGATCAAAAGTCTTATGGAAGGTCTTTTAGTTTCTGGACTGAACATAGCAACGGTAGGACATTCTCGACCTGCATCCGGTGCAGAACATGTGATATCGCACTTTATAGAGATGTACCACGAATTTCACGGTGAATATCCACCATTCCATGGAATCACGGTTGCAATGGGAACTTTCATAACGCTGAAAGCATACGAAGTTTTGATGAACAACGTAAAGCTTCAACAAAAAAGAATCCCATTGGACTACAAAAAGGAAAAACTGAAAACGCTTTTCAACACCGAGATAGCAGATGAATTCTGTAAAATTTATGAAACAAAAAGAAGAGCAGAAAAAATAAATCTAAGAGAAATTGTAAAAACAATTAAGCCAGTTTACCAAGAATATTCAAAATCTGCGTTCGAAGCACTTTCACAGATTAGTGTACACGAGTTTTTCAACAGATATGATAAAGATTTTCTCAAGCAAGTTATTATTCTAACGAACATGACGCGCGATCGATACAACATTTTAGATGTGCTTGATCAATTGGATCTTCTAGAAAGCTTCGCGGAATGGGTTATTGAAGAACAGCTGAATTTTTAA
- a CDS encoding DUF4896 domain-containing protein, translating to MKKFIKAFLWFLFLILNVAFFWMAVFLIQNRYYELGITFAILIFLIDFFIFNPKGYPYRYIIPALILLFILVLYPIYFTVKTAFTNYGTGHFMPKEEAVERLLYSSKYTYVVESGEKISYKVFVVYDGINPTDDFLILFKIDEKIFVASKPTPVKRKGREILLNEGVLQKIETESFLYQGQSFRIIPWPATFEDIKLLVTVGKSYRLFYTPDDPLLDVNASYFKSRIAQVYLWNSDFVEPSTGKKYTLRILPDGTWGFVQVERLYRLAYEEVYENGRTRLKMVLVNNLTNRKVIEKDGAFYDINEKGEEVFLVGFIDYVGWKNFLRIITDKRVTGPFLSIFAWTFTWAALSVVLSLAVGLPFALVLNDPRLRARNLYRTLLIIPWAIPAFISALVWRNGLLNETYGLFNKFLLPLFKLGPIRWFNDPFWARVGVLLVNIWLTFPYMMTISLGALQSIPHELYEAASIDGAGKFKRFTAITFPLLMTVIGPLLVSSFAFSFNNFTIIFLITAGGPPIPGSVTPTGYTDILMSYVYKLAFQAGTGQDFGFASAISILIFFLVGTISFFNFKFSGAFEEVGR from the coding sequence ATGAAAAAGTTTATCAAAGCCTTCCTTTGGTTTTTATTCTTAATACTCAACGTTGCTTTTTTTTGGATGGCAGTTTTTTTGATTCAAAACAGGTACTATGAGCTCGGAATAACTTTTGCAATTTTGATATTTCTGATAGATTTCTTCATCTTCAATCCGAAAGGTTATCCGTATCGTTACATCATTCCTGCTTTGATATTGCTCTTCATCCTTGTTTTGTATCCAATTTACTTCACGGTGAAAACAGCCTTTACGAACTATGGAACAGGTCATTTCATGCCAAAAGAAGAAGCAGTAGAAAGACTTTTGTACAGTTCAAAATACACCTATGTTGTTGAAAGCGGTGAAAAAATCTCTTACAAAGTATTTGTAGTTTACGATGGTATAAATCCCACAGATGATTTTTTGATACTTTTCAAAATCGATGAAAAAATTTTTGTTGCTTCAAAACCAACACCAGTCAAAAGAAAGGGAAGAGAAATACTTTTGAACGAAGGGGTTTTGCAAAAGATTGAGACAGAATCTTTCCTTTACCAAGGTCAAAGTTTTAGAATCATTCCTTGGCCAGCGACGTTTGAGGATATCAAGTTGCTTGTAACCGTTGGGAAATCTTACAGGTTGTTTTACACCCCAGACGATCCACTCTTGGACGTAAACGCTTCTTACTTTAAAAGCCGTATAGCGCAAGTTTACCTTTGGAACAGCGATTTTGTTGAACCATCAACTGGTAAAAAATATACCTTGAGGATCCTTCCCGATGGCACGTGGGGATTTGTTCAAGTGGAAAGACTATACAGATTGGCATACGAAGAAGTTTATGAAAATGGCAGAACGAGATTGAAAATGGTTCTAGTCAACAACCTGACCAATCGAAAAGTGATCGAAAAAGATGGGGCTTTTTACGATATAAACGAAAAAGGCGAAGAGGTTTTCTTGGTTGGTTTCATAGATTACGTTGGTTGGAAGAATTTTCTTAGAATAATCACGGACAAAAGGGTTACAGGCCCTTTCTTGAGCATTTTTGCATGGACATTCACTTGGGCTGCTTTGAGTGTTGTGTTATCGCTAGCCGTTGGTTTGCCTTTTGCCCTTGTTTTGAACGATCCAAGGCTGAGAGCAAGGAATCTTTACAGAACCCTTTTGATAATTCCATGGGCTATTCCGGCTTTCATATCGGCACTGGTTTGGAGAAACGGGCTTTTGAACGAAACCTATGGGCTTTTTAACAAATTCCTTCTGCCGTTGTTTAAACTGGGACCCATTCGATGGTTTAACGATCCATTCTGGGCCAGAGTGGGCGTTTTACTTGTGAACATTTGGCTGACCTTTCCGTACATGATGACCATTTCCCTTGGGGCTTTGCAGTCGATACCACACGAACTTTACGAAGCAGCATCGATCGATGGTGCTGGCAAGTTCAAGAGGTTTACAGCCATCACCTTCCCGCTTTTGATGACGGTTATCGGGCCACTTTTGGTGAGCAGTTTTGCTTTCAGCTTCAACAACTTCACCATCATATTCTTGATTACCGCGGGTGGCCCACCGATCCCTGGTTCAGTTACACCCACTGGTTATACCGACATACTTATGTCTTACGTTTATAAACTCGCTTTCCAAGCTGGTACCGGTCAAGACTTCGGCTTTGCGAGCGCCATATCGATATTGATCTTTTTCCTTGTTGGAACGATAAGTTTCTTCAACTTTAAATTTTCTGGTGCATTCGAAGAGGTGGGAAGATAA
- a CDS encoding metal-dependent transcriptional regulator, with translation MPRGRKKVLTPTLEDYLVVIYEIQQKQPAARISTVARKVGVTFPSVTNAVRRLADLGYVDYEKYGLITLTPKGKRKAQTMLVLQKRIKNFFHYVLGVSMDAAEKIARHLSHYLTARTRERVKEFYRIIINFDKSKAEELEKFIKESRELVNAPELPQEVLDDLAAIERGEKEEEEEGE, from the coding sequence ATGCCAAGGGGTAGGAAAAAAGTTTTAACACCAACTTTGGAAGACTACTTGGTGGTTATTTACGAAATTCAGCAAAAACAACCTGCGGCACGAATAAGTACGGTGGCAAGAAAAGTAGGGGTAACCTTTCCGAGCGTTACAAACGCGGTTAGAAGATTGGCAGATCTCGGATACGTTGATTACGAAAAATATGGGTTAATAACACTCACTCCAAAGGGAAAAAGAAAAGCCCAAACAATGCTTGTTCTTCAAAAAAGGATTAAGAACTTCTTCCACTATGTTTTGGGCGTTTCAATGGATGCTGCCGAGAAAATTGCTCGTCACCTTTCACACTATCTGACCGCTAGAACAAGAGAAAGAGTTAAAGAATTTTACAGAATCATCATAAACTTTGACAAGTCGAAGGCAGAAGAACTTGAGAAATTCATAAAGGAAAGCAGGGAACTTGTCAACGCGCCAGAACTTCCACAAGAGGTTTTGGATGACTTGGCCGCAATTGAAAGAGGTGAAAAAGAAGAGGAAGAAGAGGGTGAATGA